The Pelobates fuscus isolate aPelFus1 chromosome 2, aPelFus1.pri, whole genome shotgun sequence genome has a segment encoding these proteins:
- the LOC134585698 gene encoding DNA-directed RNA polymerase III subunit RPC3-like, with protein sequence MTFSAVVKKVADRLTETMEDGKSVDYSEVSGTFSSLADTHFIQRCPGLPEMESTKGSDSRRPVAPSLVIDEKDMYTIPKVNMLGRGKRRRSSDDEEEGNKGKRQNKDIGPESNEDDGIYWQIKMERFHQHFRDQAVISAISNKMDQTSSEIVRTMLRMSEVTTPSSAAYTHLLSSSEIFRSLPSGYNISKQVLDQYLTLLADDPLKFVGLSGDSGGGMFVINLHKAIASLATSNLQSIVQERFGSRCARIFRLLLCKKHLEQKQVEDCAMIPAKEAKDMLYKMLSENLVYLQEIPKTPDHAPARTFYLYAVNTLSSACMLLQRCYKTVANLIEWRQYETKENKWLLEKSQRIEAILASMQATGAEETQLQEIEEMITAPERQQIENLKRNVNKLDASEIQVDDTIFILELYISSTKTKI encoded by the coding sequence ATGACATTTAGTGCCGTGGTGAAGAAAGTGGCCGACCGGCTGACAGAAACCATGGAAGATGGGAAGAGCGTGGATTACAGTGAGGTATCTGGGACATTCTCCAGTTTGGCTgacacacacttcatacagagGTGCCCAGGTCTTCCTGAAATGGAATCCACAAAAGGATCTGACAGCCGCAGACCTGTAGCACCCTCGCTGGTCATCGACGAGAAAGACATGTACACTATTCCCAAAGTAAACATGCTTGGAAGAGGCAAAAGACGCCGGTCTTCTGATGATGAGGAAGAAGGAAATAAGGGGAAGAGACAAAATAAAGATATAGGCCCAGAGTCCAACGAAGATGACGGAATCTACTGGCAGATTAAAATGGAGCGTTTCCATCAGCACTTCCGAGATCAAGCAGTCATCAGTGCCATATCCAATAAAATGGACCAGACCAGCAGTGAAATCGTCCGGACAATGTTGAGAATGAGCGAGGTCACCACACCTTCCAGTGCTGCCTACACTCACCTGCTGTCATCCAGTGAAATCTTCAGATCTTTGCCCTCAGGATACAACATCTCCAAACAAGTCTTGGACCAGTACCTTACCCTTTTGGCTGATGACCCGTTGAAGTTTGTCGGGCTGTCTGGGGACAGCGGTGGAGGGATGTTTGTCATCAATCTTCACAAGGCAATTGCTTCTCTAGCCACTTCAAACTTGCAATCCATTGTGCAGGAGAGGTTCGGTTCTCGATGCGCACGGATTTTCCGGCTTCTCCTCTGCAAGAAACACTTGGAACAGAAGCAAGTGGAAGATTGCGCAATGATCCCAGCCAAGGAGGCAAAGGACATGCTTTATAAAATGCTGTCTGAGAATCTGGTTTACCTACAGGAAATTCCCAAAACCCCAGATCACGCGCCGGCTCGAACATTCTATTTATACGCAGTGAACACGCTGTCCTCTGCTTGCATGTTGTTGCAGAGATGTTACAAGACCGTTGCAAACCTGATAGAGTGGAGACAGTACGAGACCAAAGAGAACAAATGGCTGCTGGAAAAATCTCAGAGGATTGAAGCCATCCTAGCATCCATGCAAGCCACAGGAGCAGAGGAGACTCAGCTGCAGGAGATCGAGGAGATGATCACTGCTCCAGAACGTCAGCAGATTGAGAACCTAAAGCGAAATGTCAACAAGTTGGACGCCAGTGAAATTCAGGTTGACGATACCATCTTTATTTTAGAATTGTACATCAGTAGCACAAAGACTAAAATCTGA